In the Flavobacterium acetivorans genome, one interval contains:
- a CDS encoding helix-turn-helix transcriptional regulator, with translation MDYTVLLWNNEFLSLYQMESQQTQGRIRAIYQMLFQMASGNLVFRIVESGEGDEIGKIEKKLNKIAGKIQAVVLRTAHFAPLHQFDNICHPVFVLSESHVLQGFNEYVVQLFKYKPEELIDTKFKKLIASQSMASWKDLKRRLRSDRVLDARSQLLLLNREQQLLPSFCIVSRLHHSNIIVVSSIAISPEEPEYFNSEQLAHTIKNDSEMLALQKLRSYILDHLDEPLPSLKNLAALLASEEHKLKTGFRKYYNTSVYSFYNMERLKKSQFLIQQTRIPLKEIAFMCGFTLYHNFYRAFKKHFGYAPSHLSRPSD, from the coding sequence ATGGACTATACTGTATTGCTATGGAATAATGAATTTCTCAGTTTATATCAAATGGAAAGTCAACAAACACAAGGGCGGATAAGGGCTATTTACCAGATGCTTTTTCAAATGGCATCCGGTAATCTGGTATTTCGGATTGTGGAAAGCGGCGAAGGGGATGAAATAGGAAAGATTGAAAAAAAACTGAATAAGATTGCCGGCAAAATTCAGGCTGTGGTTTTGAGGACAGCTCATTTTGCCCCCCTTCATCAATTTGATAATATCTGTCATCCGGTATTTGTTCTGAGCGAGAGCCATGTCCTGCAAGGCTTCAATGAATATGTAGTACAGCTTTTCAAATACAAGCCTGAAGAACTTATTGATACCAAGTTTAAAAAACTGATTGCCTCTCAATCTATGGCCAGCTGGAAAGATTTAAAGCGGCGACTGAGATCAGACCGCGTTCTTGACGCCAGATCACAGCTGTTACTGCTAAACCGCGAACAACAGCTGCTTCCCTCCTTCTGCATCGTTTCAAGACTGCATCATAGCAATATCATCGTGGTTAGTTCTATAGCCATTTCACCGGAAGAGCCAGAGTATTTCAACAGTGAACAGCTGGCCCACACCATAAAGAATGACAGCGAAATGCTGGCTCTACAAAAACTGCGGAGCTATATTTTAGACCATTTGGATGAGCCCCTTCCGAGCCTGAAAAATTTGGCAGCCCTCCTGGCCTCTGAAGAACACAAGCTCAAGACGGGCTTTCGAAAATATTACAATACAAGCGTCTACAGCTTCTACAATATGGAGCGGCTTAAAAAATCCCAATTCCTTATTCAGCAAACCAGGATCCCTCTGAAGGAAATTGCTTTTATGTGTGGCTTCACCCTGTACCACAACTTTTACAGGGCATTTAAAAAGCATTTTGGTTATGCTCCAAGTCATTTAAGCCGCCCATCAGACTAA
- a CDS encoding PorP/SprF family type IX secretion system membrane protein: protein MIHKYFTPTIVVLFTMQLSLIFAQQTPVFANYSYNTVVINPAHAGYYQDADLTFINSGFFNAVEGSPKNIGLTVNAPLRSKHLGLAAGVSSDEIGVTTATSFFAAYSYKIFFDSEYGQGRWWAYDPNIISFGISAGGTFYNEDLLSLGIENDPEFQRNINAFVPTIGVGLLYNKDRIYAGISAPNILGNSLSSETNINFKNPIYSYFGYRFFTNQFEEVLINPSMLVKYVSGAPLQVDLNLMVNYLNMVEFGAGYRTSETVNLLAGFHLGTNFKLLYNYSYALKEYNNINTHGIILNYRFGKGYER, encoded by the coding sequence ATGATTCATAAATATTTCACACCTACTATTGTAGTTTTGTTTACAATGCAACTCAGTTTAATTTTTGCACAACAAACACCAGTATTTGCTAATTATAGTTATAATACTGTGGTTATTAATCCAGCACATGCGGGTTATTATCAAGATGCTGATCTTACTTTTATAAATTCTGGTTTTTTTAATGCTGTTGAAGGAAGTCCCAAAAACATTGGGTTAACGGTTAATGCGCCACTGCGCTCCAAGCATTTGGGATTAGCGGCTGGAGTTTCATCCGATGAAATAGGAGTTACAACTGCTACTAGTTTTTTTGCCGCTTACTCTTATAAGATTTTTTTTGATTCAGAGTACGGCCAAGGACGCTGGTGGGCTTATGATCCTAATATCATATCCTTTGGTATAAGTGCTGGAGGAACATTTTATAATGAAGATCTATTGAGTTTGGGTATCGAAAATGATCCTGAATTTCAACGCAATATTAATGCTTTTGTTCCTACTATTGGAGTTGGACTTTTGTATAATAAAGATCGTATTTATGCCGGTATTTCTGCTCCAAACATATTAGGAAATTCATTATCATCAGAAACAAATATTAATTTTAAAAATCCTATTTATAGTTATTTCGGCTATCGTTTTTTTACGAATCAATTTGAAGAAGTGTTGATTAATCCAAGTATGTTAGTTAAATATGTTTCTGGGGCGCCACTTCAGGTTGATCTTAATTTGATGGTCAATTATTTAAATATGGTAGAATTTGGAGCAGGATATCGTACTAGTGAAACGGTTAATTTATTGGCAGGATTTCATTTAGGTACTAATTTTAAGCTATTATATAATTACAGTTATGCCCTAAAAGAATATAATAATATCAATACTCATGGTATTATACTTAATTATCGTTTTGGTAAAGGATATGAAAGATAG
- a CDS encoding SRPBCC family protein gives MENNSVSLHRVLKAAPEKIYRAFTDANAMASWIPPYGFLCVVHSMDVKIGGNYSMSFINFSTGKGHSFGGTYRELKPNEFIKYTDKFDDPNLPGEMLTSVWLKKLSCGTELKIIQEGIPSVIPTEMCYLGWQESLEKLAKLVEPQIPDA, from the coding sequence ATGGAAAATAATAGCGTTTCATTACACCGAGTACTTAAAGCCGCTCCCGAGAAAATTTATCGTGCGTTTACTGATGCAAATGCGATGGCATCATGGATTCCCCCATACGGTTTTTTATGTGTTGTTCATAGTATGGATGTAAAAATAGGAGGGAACTACAGCATGTCTTTTATTAATTTTTCTACAGGAAAGGGACACTCCTTTGGCGGAACATATAGGGAATTGAAGCCAAATGAGTTTATTAAATATACAGACAAATTTGATGACCCGAATTTGCCTGGTGAAATGCTCACTTCAGTTTGGCTCAAAAAGCTGTCTTGCGGTACAGAACTTAAAATTATCCAAGAAGGAATCCCTTCGGTTATACCAACAGAAATGTGTTATTTAGGTTGGCAGGAATCATTAGAGAAATTGGCAAAATTAGTGGAACCACAAATTCCGGATGCCTAA
- a CDS encoding gliding motility-associated C-terminal domain-containing protein, whose translation MKKILLLFFYLSFYTLYAQIHIGAVGGAIINNVFPCYDRQGYSYTQQIVLASEYQAEEGVTGPITQIKWKITSGAVNASTFNNWSVYLGHTTKTSFSSDSDFIPVANLTQVYSGIVTITQDNQWITIDLPTSFNYNASENLVVAVLQNVVGTSAPSFSSYMPTTFGSRGLLAFGYTAVDINNLAASFNYSQQTIAQIQFTGTLINCHRPQNVIVANSTNGNVTFNWSNHQNALNGYFYELRTSGLSGSGSSGLVESGNIAAGLVSKTYSDIPLNTELSYYVKALCSTNEESNWSKVVFTIVPAPTAAAANQGFCLNSNATLNNLSVQGANIKWYVVATGGNALINTTFLTDNTTYYASQTLNGKESIERVPVLVSLNTVPNSPVIASPQVYTNINATLATLTTTAANPKWYISSSAPFPLSPGTVLNNGQTYYVSENNGGCESPRTAVTVQLDSNSNPCTNWGTAPNQDYDCDGVINSADLDDDNDGILDDEERGVSNTATTFNLFAPPTLDYTNDSWYLNISGEASTQILFDNTTYTIPVSGALTISVPNIKLPTLNDNIIQTNKTMELQASSPITIVQEVKGSGASSDAWVVLPEKLWGNEYRIISHPGAIRNNYAMLFSNINNNEIIIKNQQGIVQKSFILNAGQTYVQTSGTASMTGWTISASDNIAVIAANACANSSGGSCDNINEMLSPQNLLGTKHYIPNNNSNTTYVMAEEPNTELRIDGVLISTLVNSGDVYNFNIGVNDLKVLETNKKATVWQLTPNDYDPSWLKVLDVNKAVTSFNFTIPSSMTSSNILSLIVNTASTSLIRINGAAVTAWVPFPSDPSTSLAKITNIVAGQSITVNSTTNQVPILSAYTGTGPAISNATSPSIGSYNLGTANPVNLSDIDTDGDGVFDHFDLDSDNDGCSDANEAYNTKTAEGTDGNMIYGNGNPPAVDSDGKVIGANYSGTNPNVRKPGSSSTITAQPEDAVSDVSGSVSYNVSITAGSGTTLYQWQYSADQGNTWNDLVDASIYSGTTTPTLVLNNSTSSYHDYSYRVVINQSDFICGEVFSDAANLCLVSASQAQIVNDKCAAIEISGNVPELGVGSWSIVSGTGGTISDVNEAETFFSGNPGTTYVLRWTITNGSCSNYSDLTISNIQTALNSVPTQVDLLCQGAATGSARATITGGVAPYSFVWNNGITSTTNQADNLTEGTYEVTVTDDNGCVIKQDFTIIVTPDIINPTVLTQDITVQLDATGNATITASQVDNGSTDNCAIDTLVLDTTTFDCSNIGANTVILTVTDVNGNSSDATATVTVEDTTAPVADLAMLPTSTEQCEVISLTTPTATDNCLGTITGTTTTTFPITASTTVVWTYTDGINTSTQNQEVIIADTTAPVADLAMLPTSTEQCEVLSLTAPTATDNCLGTIIGTTPTTFPITASTTIVWTYTDGINTSTQNQEVIIADTTAPVADLAMLPTSTEQCEVLSLTAPTATDNCLGTIIGTTTTTFPITASTTIVWTYTDGINTSTQNQEVIIADTTAPVADLAMLPTSTEQCELISLTAPTATDNCLGTIIGTTTTIFPITASTTIVWTYTDGINTSTQNQEVVIADTTAPVADLAMLPTSTEQCEVISLTAPTATDNCLGTIIGTTVTTFPITASTTVVWTYTDGTNSSTQNQEVVIADTMAPVADLVALPTSTEQCEVISLTAPTATDNCLGTIIGTTTTTFPITASTTVVWTYTDGINTSTQNQEVIIADTTAPVITGIGNQTVSCDATIPDYTTLISATDNCDVLLTITQNPVAGSAFVDEIVVTVEASDTSGNSAKYDFVVSKNIVSVDAGSDVYIKEGETVQLNAIASEVGSYTWNAAVGLSDLFIPNPVVSPVGTTTYTVSFMNADGCLAEDTITVFVEPDLNDDTKYGFSPNEDGINDFWEIDTIEKYPDNEVFIYNRWGDLVFQIKNYNNTTNVFSGIANRKRTMGADVLPEGTYFFDIKIKGTNYLKKTKGFLVLKR comes from the coding sequence ATGAAAAAAATTCTACTATTATTTTTTTATTTATCCTTTTACACTTTATATGCTCAAATTCATATTGGTGCAGTTGGTGGGGCTATTATCAATAATGTTTTCCCCTGTTATGATAGGCAAGGATATAGTTATACACAGCAAATTGTTCTGGCAAGCGAGTATCAGGCAGAGGAGGGAGTAACTGGACCGATTACACAAATTAAATGGAAAATTACTAGCGGAGCTGTAAACGCATCTACTTTTAATAATTGGTCGGTTTACTTGGGGCATACAACCAAAACATCATTTTCTTCCGATTCCGATTTTATTCCTGTAGCTAATCTTACGCAAGTTTATTCTGGAATAGTGACTATTACACAAGATAATCAATGGATAACGATTGATTTACCTACAAGTTTTAATTACAATGCCTCTGAAAATTTGGTCGTAGCTGTTTTACAAAATGTAGTAGGAACCTCAGCCCCCTCTTTTTCATCCTACATGCCCACAACTTTTGGAAGTAGGGGATTATTGGCTTTTGGTTATACAGCAGTTGATATTAACAATTTGGCAGCTAGTTTTAATTATTCTCAGCAAACAATTGCTCAAATTCAGTTTACCGGGACGCTAATAAATTGCCATAGACCTCAAAATGTAATAGTAGCAAATAGCACAAATGGAAATGTAACTTTCAACTGGAGTAACCACCAAAATGCTTTAAACGGCTATTTCTATGAATTACGGACTTCAGGCTTATCTGGGAGCGGCAGTTCTGGTTTAGTAGAATCAGGAAACATTGCTGCTGGACTTGTAAGTAAAACATACAGTGATATTCCTTTAAATACTGAACTAAGCTATTATGTTAAGGCTTTGTGTAGTACTAATGAGGAAAGTAACTGGAGTAAAGTGGTCTTTACAATAGTTCCAGCTCCAACAGCAGCAGCAGCAAATCAAGGTTTTTGTCTCAATTCAAATGCTACGTTAAACAATCTTTCTGTACAGGGGGCAAATATAAAGTGGTATGTTGTCGCAACAGGCGGAAATGCTTTGATAAATACTACTTTTTTGACCGATAATACTACTTATTATGCAAGTCAAACCTTAAACGGAAAAGAAAGTATCGAAAGAGTTCCTGTACTGGTTTCATTAAACACTGTTCCTAATTCACCTGTAATTGCTTCACCTCAAGTATATACCAATATAAATGCAACTTTAGCCACTTTAACAACAACTGCAGCTAATCCTAAATGGTATATCAGTAGTAGTGCTCCTTTTCCTTTATCACCCGGAACAGTCTTAAACAATGGGCAAACGTATTACGTAAGTGAAAACAATGGTGGTTGCGAATCACCACGGACGGCCGTAACCGTTCAGCTAGATTCGAACAGTAATCCGTGTACCAACTGGGGTACCGCTCCTAATCAGGATTATGATTGTGATGGTGTAATTAACAGCGCCGATTTAGACGATGATAATGATGGTATTTTAGATGATGAAGAAAGGGGTGTTTCTAACACAGCTACGACTTTTAATTTATTTGCTCCGCCAACTTTAGATTATACTAATGATTCTTGGTATTTGAATATTTCTGGCGAAGCAAGTACACAAATTTTATTTGATAATACTACTTATACAATACCAGTTAGTGGTGCATTAACCATTAGTGTTCCAAATATTAAACTTCCAACGTTAAATGACAATATAATCCAGACCAATAAAACCATGGAATTGCAGGCTAGCAGCCCGATTACTATTGTACAGGAGGTAAAAGGTAGTGGAGCTTCAAGTGATGCATGGGTTGTTTTACCAGAAAAGTTATGGGGTAATGAGTATCGTATAATTAGCCACCCTGGAGCAATTAGAAATAATTACGCAATGCTTTTCAGTAATATAAACAATAATGAAATTATAATTAAAAACCAACAAGGCATTGTGCAAAAGAGTTTCATATTAAATGCCGGACAAACTTATGTACAGACATCAGGCACTGCCTCTATGACTGGATGGACAATTTCGGCATCTGATAATATAGCCGTTATCGCAGCTAATGCCTGTGCTAATTCTTCTGGTGGATCATGTGACAATATAAATGAAATGCTTTCCCCTCAAAATCTTTTGGGAACAAAACATTACATTCCAAATAATAATTCGAATACTACCTATGTAATGGCTGAAGAACCTAATACAGAGCTAAGAATCGACGGTGTTTTAATTAGTACTTTGGTTAACTCGGGCGATGTTTATAATTTCAACATAGGTGTAAATGATCTTAAAGTACTTGAAACAAATAAAAAGGCTACTGTTTGGCAATTAACACCTAATGATTATGATCCTTCATGGTTAAAAGTATTGGATGTGAACAAAGCAGTTACCAGCTTTAATTTTACTATACCGAGTTCTATGACTTCTTCAAATATTTTATCTTTAATAGTAAATACAGCGAGTACTTCTTTAATACGCATAAATGGAGCAGCGGTTACAGCTTGGGTTCCTTTTCCTTCTGATCCATCAACTTCACTCGCAAAAATAACAAATATAGTAGCTGGGCAATCAATAACGGTTAATTCAACTACAAATCAAGTGCCTATTCTATCTGCATATACTGGTACAGGACCTGCTATATCGAATGCAACATCACCATCAATAGGCAGTTATAATTTAGGAACAGCTAATCCTGTTAATTTATCGGACATTGATACAGACGGAGATGGAGTTTTTGATCATTTTGATTTAGATAGTGATAACGACGGTTGTAGCGATGCCAATGAAGCGTATAATACTAAAACTGCTGAAGGCACTGATGGAAATATGATATATGGTAATGGGAATCCTCCAGCAGTTGATTCAGATGGAAAAGTAATTGGGGCAAATTATTCAGGAACTAATCCAAACGTTAGAAAACCAGGAAGTAGTAGTACTATTACGGCACAACCCGAGGATGCTGTTTCAGATGTATCGGGAAGTGTAAGTTATAATGTAAGTATAACAGCCGGTTCTGGTACAACATTATACCAATGGCAGTATAGTGCTGACCAAGGAAATACTTGGAATGATTTAGTAGACGCATCCATCTATTCAGGCACAACAACGCCAACTTTAGTTTTAAATAATAGTACTTCATCTTATCATGATTACAGCTATCGAGTAGTAATTAATCAGTCTGATTTTATTTGCGGTGAAGTTTTTTCTGATGCAGCTAATTTATGTCTTGTATCTGCATCTCAAGCGCAAATTGTTAATGATAAATGTGCCGCTATCGAAATTTCAGGAAATGTTCCCGAACTAGGTGTGGGAAGCTGGAGTATTGTAAGTGGTACTGGAGGGACAATTTCTGATGTTAATGAGGCAGAAACTTTCTTTAGCGGAAATCCGGGAACTACCTATGTACTAAGATGGACAATAACCAACGGAAGTTGTAGTAATTATAGTGATTTAACAATATCTAATATTCAAACAGCATTAAACAGTGTTCCAACACAGGTAGACCTATTATGTCAAGGTGCAGCAACCGGTTCAGCAAGAGCAACTATTACAGGTGGTGTAGCTCCTTATAGTTTTGTTTGGAACAATGGTATTACTTCAACAACAAACCAAGCGGATAATTTAACCGAAGGAACCTATGAAGTGACTGTAACAGATGATAATGGATGTGTAATTAAACAAGATTTTACAATTATAGTCACGCCCGATATCATAAATCCAACAGTTTTAACTCAAGACATCACTGTTCAGTTAGATGCAACAGGAAACGCAACTATAACCGCTTCTCAAGTTGATAATGGCTCGACAGACAATTGTGCAATTGACACATTAGTTTTAGATACAACCACATTTGATTGTTCGAATATAGGCGCTAATACAGTTATACTTACGGTTACTGATGTCAATGGGAATTCTTCAGATGCAACAGCAACAGTTACTGTAGAAGATACCACAGCGCCTGTTGCCGATTTGGCTATGTTGCCAACTAGTACCGAGCAATGCGAAGTAATAAGTTTGACCACGCCAACCGCTACTGATAATTGTTTAGGAACGATAACAGGAACAACGACTACGACTTTCCCTATTACAGCCTCTACAACAGTGGTGTGGACCTATACTGACGGAATAAACACTTCTACTCAAAACCAAGAAGTAATCATAGCTGATACCACAGCGCCTGTTGCCGATTTGGCTATGTTGCCAACTAGTACCGAGCAATGCGAAGTATTAAGTTTGACCGCGCCAACCGCTACTGATAATTGTCTGGGAACGATAATAGGAACAACGCCTACGACTTTCCCAATTACAGCCTCTACAACAATTGTTTGGACCTATACTGACGGAATAAACACTTCTACTCAAAACCAAGAAGTAATCATAGCTGATACCACAGCGCCTGTTGCCGATTTGGCTATGTTGCCAACTAGTACCGAGCAATGCGAAGTATTAAGTTTGACCGCGCCAACCGCTACTGATAATTGTCTGGGAACGATAATAGGAACAACGACTACGACTTTCCCAATTACAGCCTCTACAACAATTGTTTGGACCTATACTGACGGAATAAACACTTCTACTCAAAACCAAGAAGTAATCATAGCTGATACCACAGCGCCTGTTGCCGATTTGGCTATGTTGCCAACTAGTACCGAGCAATGTGAACTAATAAGTTTGACTGCCCCAACCGCTACTGATAATTGTTTGGGAACGATAATAGGAACAACGACTACAATTTTCCCAATTACAGCCTCTACAACAATTGTTTGGACCTATACTGACGGAATAAACACTTCTACTCAAAACCAAGAAGTAGTAATCGCTGATACCACAGCTCCTGTTGCCGATTTGGCTATGTTGCCAACTAGTACCGAGCAATGCGAAGTAATAAGTTTGACTGCGCCAACCGCTACTGATAATTGTTTGGGAACGATAATAGGAACAACTGTTACAACTTTCCCGATTACAGCCTCTACAACGGTAGTTTGGACATATACCGATGGAACGAATTCAAGTACCCAAAATCAAGAAGTAGTAATAGCTGATACAATGGCTCCTGTTGCCGATTTGGTTGCATTGCCAACTAGTACCGAGCAATGCGAAGTAATAAGTTTGACCGCTCCAACCGCTACTGATAATTGTTTGGGAACGATAATAGGAACAACGACTACGACTTTCCCAATTACAGCCTCTACAACAGTGGTGTGGACCTATACTGACGGAATAAATACCTCTACTCAAAACCAAGAAGTAATCATTGCTGATACCACAGCGCCTGTAATTACTGGTATTGGCAACCAAACAGTATCTTGTGATGCGACAATTCCTGATTACACTACTTTAATTTCGGCAACAGACAATTGCGATGTGCTATTGACAATTACACAAAATCCAGTAGCGGGAAGTGCTTTTGTGGATGAAATAGTGGTAACGGTTGAAGCTAGTGATACTAGTGGAAATAGCGCAAAATATGATTTTGTAGTATCCAAAAATATAGTTTCAGTAGATGCTGGATCCGACGTCTATATAAAAGAAGGAGAAACTGTGCAGCTTAATGCCATAGCATCTGAAGTGGGAAGTTATACCTGGAATGCAGCTGTCGGATTGAGTGATTTGTTTATTCCAAATCCTGTGGTCAGCCCTGTGGGAACAACCACATATACGGTTAGTTTCATGAATGCTGACGGTTGCCTTGCAGAAGATACTATTACCGTATTTGTTGAACCAGATCTAAATGACGATACAAAATATGGTTTTTCCCCAAATGAGGATGGTATAAATGATTTCTGGGAAATTGATACTATAGAAAAATATCCTGATAATGAGGTTTTTATTTACAACCGATGGGGCGATTTGGTTTTTCAAATCAAAAATTATAATAATACTACGAATGTTTTTAGTGGTATTGCCAATCGAAAAAGAACCATGGGAGCCGATGTGCTTCCTGAGGGTACTTACTTTTTTGACATTAAAATAAAAGGTACAAATTATCTTAAAAAGACCAAGGGATTTCTGGTATTAAAACGATAA
- a CDS encoding tetratricopeptide repeat protein: MLSRKIYLLVLFFFSLAGTTQNAPIKIPSLVHPIKKIEAMLLQEKSFENDTLALKKYLKPLKSTKELAVLYNALLANGYSNCLNKTNPKSEFHYLQSIKKANELKNKSLEIWTQLNYIMYLYHHKEYVTMTPLLLKMMERLEKVAPEQLILPGESFKKIGWIMQTLADYDNAFHYLNLAKKHTPQKTAEYAAILDAIGLNYFRVGNLKEAESYFQRTALLATQIKDEVRYAKAIGNLALVNQQKGNIKGAIALLSKDIRISEKGKSNQNTMYASILLAEMYLADKDWHKAKETLEKAEKIAYSKSYFKKSELKIIKLKLAILQHQNKTDNELVLLRRMMVLEDSLKNKDGDIAINNSYWLVQKTKFNQKLNKAEDQLKNESERKNIYAILIILILLLVFFFYQNTKKELKTKQLEHQQNILELELDKIKTEQKLSEANESLNAQVDYLKEKNVQIKKLKFEIDQIKQSSSDSSLEKKTGKLNNLLESHLMTESNWNTFRREFQKEHPEYYRLLEDFPEITNSNKRMLLLQKLEFNNQEIADLLGVTPDAIKKSKQRLKKKLGTKFTILFNTEKMIQS, encoded by the coding sequence ATGCTTTCCAGAAAAATATATCTTCTTGTTTTATTCTTTTTTTCGCTTGCAGGAACAACACAAAATGCGCCTATAAAAATCCCTTCTTTAGTCCATCCGATAAAAAAAATAGAAGCTATGCTGCTTCAGGAAAAGTCTTTTGAAAACGATACTTTAGCATTAAAAAAATACCTAAAGCCATTAAAGAGCACTAAAGAATTAGCCGTTCTTTATAATGCCCTTCTTGCTAATGGTTACAGTAATTGCTTAAATAAAACCAACCCAAAAAGCGAATTTCATTACTTACAATCCATAAAAAAAGCAAACGAATTAAAAAATAAATCTCTTGAAATCTGGACACAGCTCAATTACATAATGTATCTGTATCATCATAAAGAATATGTAACAATGACACCTTTGCTGTTAAAAATGATGGAACGATTAGAAAAAGTGGCTCCTGAGCAGTTAATTCTACCTGGAGAATCTTTCAAGAAAATAGGCTGGATAATGCAAACCCTAGCCGATTATGATAATGCCTTTCATTATTTGAATCTGGCAAAGAAACATACACCACAAAAGACGGCTGAATATGCTGCTATTTTAGATGCTATTGGCCTAAATTATTTTCGGGTGGGAAATCTGAAAGAAGCGGAGTCTTATTTTCAAAGAACAGCGCTTCTGGCAACACAAATTAAAGACGAGGTTCGCTACGCCAAAGCAATAGGGAATTTGGCACTCGTAAACCAGCAAAAAGGCAATATCAAAGGAGCTATTGCTTTGCTTTCTAAAGACATTCGCATTTCTGAAAAGGGAAAAAGTAATCAAAACACGATGTACGCCTCTATCCTATTGGCTGAAATGTATTTGGCCGACAAAGATTGGCACAAAGCCAAAGAAACACTAGAAAAAGCAGAAAAGATAGCGTATTCTAAATCGTATTTTAAAAAATCAGAATTGAAAATCATCAAACTGAAATTGGCAATTCTGCAACATCAAAACAAAACCGATAACGAATTAGTCCTCCTGAGAAGAATGATGGTTTTGGAAGATTCTTTGAAAAATAAAGATGGTGACATAGCCATAAACAACTCCTATTGGTTGGTTCAAAAAACAAAATTCAATCAAAAATTAAACAAAGCTGAGGATCAGCTTAAAAACGAATCCGAGAGGAAAAACATTTACGCTATACTAATAATATTAATTCTTTTGTTAGTCTTTTTCTTTTATCAAAACACGAAAAAAGAATTAAAGACTAAGCAACTAGAACACCAACAAAATATTCTTGAACTAGAATTAGATAAAATAAAAACAGAACAAAAACTATCAGAAGCTAATGAAAGTTTAAATGCTCAAGTGGATTATCTGAAAGAAAAGAATGTGCAAATCAAAAAACTGAAATTCGAAATAGATCAGATCAAACAGTCCTCTTCTGATTCCAGTTTAGAAAAGAAAACCGGAAAACTAAACAATTTGTTAGAATCACACTTGATGACTGAGAGCAACTGGAATACTTTTAGAAGAGAATTTCAAAAAGAGCATCCTGAATACTATCGTTTGCTAGAAGATTTTCCTGAAATTACCAATTCAAACAAAAGAATGCTGCTCTTGCAAAAACTAGAATTTAATAATCAAGAAATTGCAGATTTACTTGGAGTCACGCCCGATGCTATAAAAAAATCAAAGCAACGCCTCAAAAAAAAGCTTGGAACTAAGTTTACTATTCTTTTCAATACAGAAAAAATGATCCAATCTTAA